Proteins encoded by one window of uncultured Draconibacterium sp.:
- a CDS encoding PAS domain S-box protein, giving the protein MSMIRDISQRKEAEKKLTDSEHLLDIILQSMPSGFVMIDENYRIRRVNEQTCQITGYRREQLEGQKCDIICPKGQKSKQCPVWENGVNSYTGMDTFVKCNGESLTAILKNAQTISINGEKFILESFQDITQWKAAEQQLIKAKTRAQESEQKFSAFMDSLPGSAFIKDRDLNFQYVNRFMERNMDAGEWIGKNTKDVIHPEIMNNIINDDEKAFIQGRHKYEERFPVNGRGMRDFLTYKFTIGEDKKLLGGISIDITERKRLEGRNAMLSKAIEASPVSVVITDIEGNIEYVNPFFEEKTGYTLKEVIGGNPRILKSGKQPKHYYENMWNTILKGNIWRGEFQNKKKNGEIYWEKGIISPVTNGGGEIVHFIAIKEDITQQRQILLDLKKAKEKAEQSDKLKSAFLANMSHEIRTPMNGIIGFTELLKDPNLDGEQQKEFISIIQKSGDRMLSTINDIIDISKIESNLVSVELSTFELKTFLTEIQLFFEPEINKKQLTLNFINAQDPDSPKIESDPVKLNSIITNLIKNAIKFTKKGGISFGYKFIDKSIQFIVKDTGIGIPKNRQKAIFERFVQADIADSRVYEGSGLGLAISKSYTEMLGGTIRLESEENTGTTFVITFPYYKPPTETLPIEEMLIKTEDLPGDLTVLIAEDDPVSTELLKIILHDKSKKIFVAENGKNAVEIVKQNPEIDLIMMDIKMPVMDGFEATEKIRDFNKDVKIIAQTAFAQEQDALKAFQSGCNNYIPKPINATDLFTLINNLFNSE; this is encoded by the coding sequence ATGTCGATGATACGCGACATCAGTCAACGCAAAGAAGCCGAAAAAAAACTGACAGACTCGGAGCACCTGCTGGATATAATTCTACAAAGTATGCCCAGTGGCTTTGTGATGATTGATGAAAACTACAGGATTAGACGTGTTAACGAGCAAACCTGCCAAATAACCGGTTACCGGCGCGAACAGCTGGAAGGGCAAAAGTGCGATATCATATGTCCGAAAGGGCAAAAATCAAAACAATGCCCTGTTTGGGAAAACGGTGTAAACTCCTATACCGGAATGGATACCTTTGTTAAATGTAATGGCGAATCGCTTACTGCAATCCTTAAAAATGCACAAACCATTAGCATAAACGGCGAAAAATTCATCCTCGAAAGTTTCCAGGATATTACCCAGTGGAAAGCCGCCGAGCAGCAATTAATAAAAGCCAAAACCCGTGCACAGGAAAGCGAACAAAAATTTTCGGCATTTATGGATTCCCTGCCGGGGTCGGCATTTATAAAAGACCGCGATTTAAACTTCCAGTATGTAAACCGCTTTATGGAACGCAATATGGATGCCGGCGAGTGGATCGGAAAAAATACAAAAGATGTTATTCATCCAGAGATTATGAATAATATTATAAATGATGATGAAAAAGCATTTATACAAGGCCGACATAAATACGAGGAAAGGTTTCCGGTGAATGGACGTGGAATGCGTGATTTCTTAACCTATAAATTTACCATTGGCGAAGACAAAAAGCTACTGGGCGGAATTTCAATTGACATTACTGAACGTAAAAGGCTGGAGGGAAGAAATGCCATGCTATCAAAAGCTATTGAAGCCAGTCCGGTTAGTGTGGTAATTACCGATATTGAAGGCAATATCGAGTATGTTAACCCTTTCTTTGAAGAAAAAACCGGTTACACCTTAAAAGAAGTTATTGGTGGTAATCCACGAATATTAAAATCGGGGAAACAACCCAAACACTATTACGAAAACATGTGGAACACCATTTTAAAAGGAAATATATGGCGTGGTGAATTCCAAAATAAAAAGAAGAACGGAGAGATATATTGGGAAAAAGGAATCATTTCTCCGGTAACGAATGGCGGTGGAGAGATTGTCCACTTTATTGCAATAAAAGAAGACATTACGCAACAACGACAAATCTTGCTCGACTTAAAAAAAGCAAAAGAAAAAGCGGAGCAAAGCGACAAATTGAAATCGGCATTTTTGGCCAATATGAGCCACGAAATAAGAACCCCGATGAACGGAATTATTGGTTTTACCGAATTATTGAAAGATCCGAACCTGGATGGTGAACAGCAAAAAGAATTTATTTCGATCATTCAGAAAAGTGGCGATCGCATGTTGTCAACCATTAACGATATAATAGATATCTCAAAGATAGAGTCGAACCTGGTTTCTGTTGAATTGTCCACATTTGAGCTAAAAACATTCTTAACCGAAATTCAGCTGTTTTTTGAACCCGAGATTAACAAAAAACAACTTACTCTGAATTTTATAAATGCCCAAGACCCTGATTCACCAAAAATTGAGTCGGACCCAGTAAAACTAAACTCCATAATTACCAACCTGATTAAAAATGCCATAAAATTTACCAAAAAAGGCGGTATATCTTTTGGCTACAAATTTATCGACAAATCGATACAATTTATTGTAAAAGATACGGGCATTGGAATTCCAAAGAACCGCCAAAAAGCAATTTTCGAGCGCTTTGTGCAAGCCGACATTGCCGACTCAAGGGTATACGAGGGCTCAGGACTGGGGCTGGCAATAAGTAAATCGTACACTGAAATGCTTGGAGGTACCATTCGATTGGAATCGGAAGAAAATACAGGAACCACATTCGTTATTACTTTCCCCTATTATAAACCACCAACCGAAACCTTACCTATTGAAGAGATGTTGATAAAGACTGAAGATCTTCCGGGAGATTTAACAGTACTTATTGCTGAAGACGACCCGGTATCAACAGAATTACTTAAAATTATATTACACGATAAAAGTAAAAAGATTTTTGTAGCAGAAAATGGTAAAAATGCGGTTGAAATAGTAAAGCAAAACCCGGAAATCGATTTAATAATGATGGATATTAAAATGCCGGTAATGGATGGTTTTGAAGCTACTGAGAAAATCAGAGACTTTAACAAAGACGTTAAGATTATTGCTCAAACAGCATTTGCACAAGAGCAAGATGCATTAAAAGCATTTCAGTCGGGATGTAATAATTACATTCCAAAACCCATTAATGCTACCGATCTTTTTACGCTGATAAATAACCTTTTCAATTCAGAGTAG
- a CDS encoding PAS domain S-box protein, whose product MTNLTETKIVHFHRIIDTLKAINKIMVNEKDIHSLIKKTCDVLTQTRGYYFAWIGLFDKDNKLHHIESAGRLKGFEAIKKDLLKNNLPENLQLAVKNQQFIQLDGQHHDCPMAKNDEDFTWFVAPLQINANQYGIMCAAVPVDDAQHPKEAENYTDIAKNIGYAINSIQEKEDMTWLLATSTDGIITFDSDLNVVSVNKRFCQQFNCNEEDIVGQSIPDLVKSNIDKKTHKHLYTGLSQITKGQDIKDLQFALNGTIFRVQTQVYEFKNYRIARFQDITREQTEKNILQQSETKYKNLVEGLNDALFILQDGVVKFVNPALCRLSGYTETELLHKPFTNFIAQSEIMKIEERHKKRLRGEKVEPTYQSIAINKEGKEIPVEVTVIPVEFEDKPAYQIILHDITARLNTLQKLKENEERYRFLAESGFEGILIHKQGTIIDVNDAMTELSGYAKNEIVGKNIYQFLNSEDDTKLIEHHISKNNHVPYVIKAITKAGKLVYIEIESKTIQYNGEEVRIAGVKNITDRQELNQKLRDTKNSLNNLLNNLPGMAYTCLNKKNWEMVFMSAGCTVLTGYTPNEFVNNTLSYNAIIHPAYQKKVWDKVQQAIANNKSFELEYQIICKNGQEKWVWERGQKTTQDNQEVLEGFISDITERKKAAKAFIQSQTKYRTLFNAINDAVVIQDYEKEGLPIIEVNNHACQLYGYNREELLAKSIEELSVSYNIDLENNAEEIYETMHKKADEALSRSKLNSAFFKLVKSEWLCR is encoded by the coding sequence ATGACTAATCTAACCGAAACAAAAATCGTCCACTTCCATCGTATCATCGACACGTTAAAAGCCATTAACAAAATAATGGTTAACGAAAAGGATATCCATTCACTGATAAAAAAAACCTGCGATGTGCTCACCCAAACGCGTGGTTACTACTTTGCGTGGATCGGACTTTTTGATAAAGACAACAAGCTGCACCACATTGAAAGTGCAGGGCGCTTAAAGGGTTTTGAGGCCATAAAAAAAGATTTGCTAAAAAATAATCTTCCCGAAAATCTTCAGTTGGCGGTTAAAAACCAACAGTTTATACAGTTGGATGGGCAACACCACGATTGCCCGATGGCCAAAAACGATGAGGATTTTACCTGGTTTGTTGCCCCATTGCAAATTAATGCCAACCAATACGGCATTATGTGTGCAGCCGTACCTGTTGACGATGCCCAACACCCCAAAGAGGCCGAAAACTACACCGACATTGCCAAAAACATTGGTTATGCCATAAACAGCATACAAGAAAAAGAAGATATGACCTGGCTACTGGCCACGTCAACCGATGGGATTATAACCTTCGACAGCGATTTAAATGTGGTATCGGTTAACAAACGCTTTTGCCAGCAATTTAACTGCAACGAAGAAGATATTGTTGGGCAAAGCATACCCGATTTAGTTAAAAGCAACATCGATAAAAAAACGCACAAACATTTATATACAGGGTTAAGCCAAATAACAAAGGGTCAGGACATAAAAGACCTACAGTTCGCTTTAAACGGTACAATATTTCGTGTGCAAACACAGGTATATGAATTTAAGAACTATCGTATTGCCCGCTTTCAAGACATTACCCGCGAACAAACAGAAAAAAACATACTGCAGCAAAGCGAAACCAAATACAAAAACCTGGTTGAGGGCCTTAACGATGCCCTTTTTATATTGCAAGATGGAGTGGTAAAATTTGTTAACCCTGCCTTATGCCGTCTGTCGGGTTATACCGAAACCGAATTATTGCATAAACCTTTTACCAACTTTATTGCTCAATCCGAAATTATGAAAATTGAGGAGAGACATAAAAAACGCCTGAGAGGAGAAAAGGTTGAGCCCACTTACCAATCGATAGCAATTAATAAAGAAGGTAAAGAAATACCGGTTGAGGTTACTGTTATTCCGGTTGAATTTGAAGATAAACCTGCTTACCAAATAATACTGCACGATATTACGGCTAGACTAAACACCCTGCAAAAACTAAAAGAAAATGAAGAACGTTATCGTTTTTTAGCCGAATCGGGTTTCGAGGGAATTCTTATACACAAACAAGGAACCATTATTGATGTAAACGATGCAATGACTGAGCTTTCGGGCTACGCAAAAAATGAAATTGTCGGGAAAAATATCTATCAGTTCCTTAATTCGGAAGACGACACCAAACTAATAGAGCATCATATTTCGAAGAATAACCATGTGCCCTACGTTATAAAAGCGATTACAAAAGCCGGAAAACTTGTTTACATCGAAATTGAAAGTAAAACAATACAATACAATGGTGAGGAAGTACGTATTGCCGGTGTAAAAAATATTACCGACCGACAAGAACTTAACCAAAAGCTGCGCGACACAAAAAATAGCCTAAACAATTTGCTAAATAATCTTCCCGGCATGGCTTACACCTGCCTGAATAAAAAAAATTGGGAAATGGTATTTATGAGTGCAGGCTGTACTGTTTTAACCGGCTATACACCCAATGAGTTTGTTAACAACACACTAAGCTATAACGCTATTATTCACCCCGCCTACCAAAAAAAAGTATGGGATAAGGTGCAACAAGCTATTGCAAACAATAAATCGTTTGAGCTGGAATACCAGATAATTTGCAAAAACGGGCAGGAAAAATGGGTTTGGGAGCGTGGCCAAAAAACAACACAAGATAATCAGGAAGTTCTTGAAGGATTTATATCCGACATTACCGAACGAAAAAAAGCGGCCAAAGCCTTTATACAGTCGCAAACAAAATACCGCACATTGTTTAATGCAATTAACGATGCAGTAGTAATACAGGATTACGAAAAAGAAGGTTTACCTATTATCGAGGTGAACAACCATGCCTGCCAATTGTATGGCTATAATCGTGAAGAGCTCTTAGCAAAAAGTATTGAAGAATTATCGGTTTCGTACAACATTGATTTGGAAAACAATGCCGAAGAAATTTACGAAACCATGCACAAAAAAGCCGATGAAGCACTTTCCCGGTCGAAGTTAAATTCAGCATTTTTCAAATTGGTAAAGAGCGAATGGTTATGTCGATGA
- a CDS encoding DUF6261 family protein, with amino-acid sequence MQESDQRRDNTWRAIDARVKATLLCPIVEEVAAATRLKRIIDLYGDVRKLSYNEETGALTNLTGDLQNRENGADVTLLGLSNWVAALSNENTTFKDLQNQRDTEAAFKNSGNVKEARLHIDPIYELIVERVNAMVSLNMTTPEIENFITELNQKIENIEITIATREGRRIDSTVADDETALENV; translated from the coding sequence TTGCAGGAAAGCGACCAGCGGCGCGATAACACCTGGCGAGCCATAGATGCACGCGTAAAAGCCACCCTGCTTTGCCCAATAGTAGAAGAAGTAGCCGCTGCAACACGCCTGAAACGTATAATCGATTTGTATGGCGACGTGCGTAAACTGTCGTACAACGAAGAAACCGGCGCCCTAACAAATTTAACCGGCGATTTGCAAAATCGCGAAAACGGGGCCGATGTAACTTTGTTGGGATTAAGCAACTGGGTAGCCGCTTTAAGTAACGAAAACACTACCTTTAAAGACCTGCAAAACCAGCGCGATACCGAAGCTGCTTTTAAAAACTCGGGAAATGTGAAAGAAGCCCGTTTGCATATCGACCCTATATACGAATTAATTGTTGAGCGGGTAAATGCAATGGTTAGCCTGAATATGACAACACCCGAAATTGAAAATTTTATTACCGAACTTAACCAAAAAATTGAAAACATTGAGATAACAATAGCAACTCGCGAGGGACGGCGAATTGACAGTACCGTTGCCGATGATGAAACGGCACTGGAGAACGTGTAG
- a CDS encoding PAS domain S-box protein, giving the protein MNNQADQKIAHLHKILDTLREIERLMISEEKPELLLEKTCNVLVDTRGYFFAWIALFNEDGSIKYFTGSGETNSINSVKHQLLTNGISSELSNKISNEDHSIITGLPTEWLNHLNTENWTPLLVPVYEKKQTLGVLCVAVQVKDGRHPKEELCLIDLSNNIASALLKLKQDEELKANERHYKNLVNSLNDGVLIIHEGVMKFVNHALCKLTGYSQDELIDNPFIMLVAPEELDRVKQLYHDILSGNITQKYYDSVATTKSGKRFSVEITAVETNFNNSPAFMVILHDNSELQKSLTKLRESEERFRFLSNSAFEGIIIHDNGVILDVNTTLLTLTGYSREELIGKNLLTDFIQKKDKQKILESIEQDEPKPYIITALKKDGVLGRAEVEARSIPYKGKTVRIVAIRDISERERLQNKIKQEQDKLNRLLGNLPGVAYNCKFNEKGEMNFLSEGSFQLMGYHPSELTSGTINFDKLIHPDDKKYVWETMQKAVHEKKSFELEYRIITKQNEMKWVWERGKAIYNDDEILLEGFISDITRRKTLEQTNEMLSKAVESSSASILITDANGKIEYVNPFFEEKTGYLKKEIIGKNPNFLNSGKHNASFYNNLWETILSGKIWQGEFKNKKKNGKFFWEQANISPIFDTNGNITQFVAVKEDITEKRRTLKALKKAKLRAEQNEKRFKALHNASFAGIAIHDKGLVLDCNQGLSIITGYSHEELVGMNGLLLIAEEHREMVLNNILNEYRPPYETYGLRKNGQIYPLRLEGRMIPYNDKRVRVVEFRDITEQKQIEKELVRAKEKAEQSDKLKSSFLANMSHEIRTPMNGILGFTELLKEPNLSDEQRNEFIDVIQTSGERMLNTINDIIDISKIESGMVNVVMQDINLPALMNDMYAFFQPSMQRKGIDFRLNENNGSPLSLFHTDPDKLNSILTNLIKNAYKFTASGTIEFGYTINESFINFYVHDTGVGIPKNRQQAIFDRFVQADVADSRVFEGSGLGLSISKSYTDMLNGTISLKSEVGEGTSFTVSLPMLSSENDNKPTENDLHLENNNILNQKLKILVAEDDPVSIELLKLLLKDITTEILVATNGKEALEIVKEHADIDLILMDIKMPIIDGFTTTSKIREFNTSIKIIAQSAFAQPEDIKKANSVGCDDFISKPINKRNLFETIRQLFQF; this is encoded by the coding sequence ATGAATAATCAGGCTGATCAAAAAATTGCACACCTCCATAAAATACTTGATACACTGCGAGAAATTGAACGATTAATGATTTCGGAAGAAAAGCCTGAATTATTATTAGAGAAAACCTGCAATGTATTAGTTGATACCCGTGGTTATTTTTTTGCATGGATAGCTCTTTTTAATGAGGATGGTAGTATTAAATATTTTACCGGTTCGGGGGAAACGAATAGCATTAACAGTGTTAAACATCAGCTTTTAACAAACGGTATTTCTAGCGAACTTTCGAATAAGATCTCAAATGAAGATCATTCTATAATAACAGGTTTACCCACCGAGTGGCTTAACCATCTGAATACTGAAAATTGGACACCACTTCTTGTTCCTGTATACGAAAAGAAACAAACTTTGGGCGTATTATGCGTGGCAGTTCAGGTTAAAGATGGCAGACACCCAAAAGAAGAACTTTGCCTGATTGATTTGTCAAATAATATTGCCAGTGCTTTATTAAAGTTAAAACAAGACGAGGAGTTAAAAGCAAACGAACGTCATTACAAAAACCTGGTTAACTCCTTAAACGATGGTGTACTTATCATACACGAAGGTGTAATGAAATTCGTTAACCACGCATTGTGCAAACTTACAGGGTATTCTCAAGACGAATTAATTGACAATCCATTTATTATGCTTGTCGCTCCTGAAGAATTGGACCGTGTTAAACAGCTCTATCACGATATCCTTTCAGGAAACATTACTCAAAAGTACTACGATTCGGTAGCCACAACTAAATCCGGGAAACGTTTCTCTGTAGAAATAACTGCAGTTGAAACTAATTTTAATAACAGCCCTGCCTTCATGGTAATTCTGCACGATAATTCAGAATTACAAAAATCATTGACGAAACTCAGAGAAAGTGAAGAACGTTTCCGTTTCCTTTCTAACTCAGCATTTGAAGGAATAATTATACACGACAATGGAGTTATTCTTGATGTAAACACTACATTACTTACATTAACAGGCTACTCGCGCGAAGAACTGATTGGTAAAAACCTGCTCACTGATTTTATACAGAAAAAAGACAAGCAAAAAATACTGGAAAGTATAGAACAGGATGAACCGAAGCCCTATATCATAACTGCACTAAAAAAAGATGGTGTTTTGGGCCGTGCAGAAGTAGAAGCACGCAGCATTCCGTATAAGGGAAAAACTGTTCGAATAGTTGCAATTCGAGATATATCGGAACGAGAAAGACTACAAAACAAGATAAAACAGGAGCAGGATAAATTAAACCGCCTTTTGGGCAACCTCCCGGGTGTTGCCTACAACTGCAAGTTTAACGAAAAAGGCGAGATGAATTTCCTAAGCGAAGGCAGCTTCCAACTTATGGGCTACCATCCAAGTGAACTTACTAGTGGAACAATTAACTTCGATAAATTAATACACCCGGACGATAAGAAATATGTTTGGGAAACGATGCAGAAAGCAGTTCATGAAAAAAAATCATTTGAACTGGAATACCGGATCATTACGAAACAAAACGAAATGAAATGGGTGTGGGAACGTGGTAAGGCGATTTACAACGACGATGAAATATTACTTGAAGGATTTATTAGCGATATAACCCGAAGAAAAACATTGGAGCAGACCAATGAAATGTTATCGAAAGCAGTTGAATCAAGCTCGGCAAGCATTTTAATTACTGATGCCAATGGAAAGATTGAATATGTAAATCCGTTTTTTGAGGAAAAGACTGGCTACCTGAAAAAAGAAATAATAGGAAAAAATCCCAATTTCCTAAATTCTGGGAAACACAACGCATCATTCTATAATAATCTTTGGGAAACCATACTTTCAGGAAAGATCTGGCAGGGAGAATTTAAAAACAAAAAGAAAAACGGGAAGTTCTTTTGGGAACAAGCCAATATTTCTCCAATATTTGACACAAATGGAAACATTACCCAATTTGTAGCTGTAAAAGAAGATATTACCGAAAAAAGGCGCACATTAAAAGCCTTAAAAAAAGCCAAACTAAGAGCCGAACAAAACGAGAAAAGATTTAAAGCTTTACACAATGCGTCATTTGCCGGGATTGCAATACACGATAAAGGTTTAGTTCTGGATTGCAACCAGGGATTGAGCATAATAACAGGGTATAGTCACGAAGAACTTGTTGGGATGAATGGCCTGCTTCTGATTGCTGAAGAACACCGTGAAATGGTATTGAACAATATCCTGAATGAATACAGACCTCCTTACGAAACTTACGGGCTCCGGAAAAATGGACAAATTTACCCTTTACGGCTCGAAGGACGAATGATTCCTTATAATGACAAGAGAGTTCGTGTAGTTGAGTTCAGAGATATAACAGAACAAAAACAGATAGAAAAAGAGCTTGTACGTGCAAAGGAAAAAGCAGAACAAAGCGACAAACTAAAATCATCTTTCTTGGCCAATATGAGCCACGAGATTCGTACTCCAATGAACGGAATTCTTGGATTTACAGAATTATTAAAAGAACCAAACTTATCAGACGAACAACGCAACGAGTTTATTGATGTTATTCAAACCAGTGGAGAAAGAATGCTTAACACCATTAATGATATTATCGACATTTCGAAAATTGAATCAGGGATGGTAAATGTTGTTATGCAAGACATCAATCTTCCTGCATTAATGAATGATATGTATGCTTTCTTTCAACCATCAATGCAAAGAAAGGGTATTGATTTCCGATTGAATGAAAACAACGGAAGTCCGTTAAGTCTGTTTCATACCGATCCTGACAAGCTAAATTCTATTCTTACGAACTTAATTAAAAACGCCTATAAATTCACGGCCTCGGGAACTATCGAATTTGGCTATACCATAAATGAGAGTTTTATCAATTTCTACGTTCACGACACCGGTGTTGGAATACCCAAAAACAGACAGCAGGCTATTTTCGACCGATTTGTGCAGGCCGATGTTGCCGATTCCAGGGTTTTTGAAGGATCTGGTTTAGGCCTTTCCATATCAAAATCATATACCGATATGCTTAATGGAACCATTAGCTTAAAATCGGAAGTTGGCGAAGGAACCTCGTTTACGGTTAGTTTACCGATGCTGTCTTCGGAAAATGACAATAAACCAACCGAAAATGATCTGCATTTAGAAAATAATAACATATTGAATCAGAAGCTTAAAATACTTGTTGCAGAAGACGATCCGGTTTCGATAGAATTGCTAAAGCTACTACTAAAAGATATTACTACTGAAATACTGGTTGCTACTAATGGTAAAGAGGCTCTTGAAATCGTGAAAGAACACGCTGATATTGACCTGATATTAATGGACATAAAAATGCCTATCATCGATGGTTTTACAACTACTTCTAAAATACGGGAATTCAATACATCGATAAAAATTATTGCTCAATCGGCATTTGCCCAACCCGAAGATATTAAGAAAGCAAATAGTGTAGGATGTGATGATTTTATTTCGAAACCAATTAATAAACGAAACTTATTTGAAACCATTAGGCAACTTTTTCAATTCTGA